The genomic stretch CCGGAGGGCATAGATTCTCTCAATGGTTATGCTTATTATGGAAAAAACCAGAGTGAACGTATGAAACAGATACAGTATTTAAGAAGATTGAGATTCTCACTGGAGGAGATATATATTCTTTTAGAGTCGGAATTGGAGCAATGGAAAGAGATTGTCGAAGCCAGACTTACAGCAGTCAGATCAGAGGAAATACTTCTTCGTGATATCAAACAGGAGCTTCTGGCCCTGCAGGGGCGTATCAGGGAAAATAAAGCTGTCTATCATTCAGACAGAATATCCGGAATAGCTACGGAATACATAACGGATACCTTCCTGCTGGAGAAGCCGGTGTGCTTTATAGGACGGGCAGCACGGGTACCTTATAATCAAGATGAGAAGAAGCAGAAGATAATTGAAAGTCTTATCCGTGATTTTTACAGCAATGATGAACCGGATATGATACCGGGACATTCCTCGCCGGAAACAAGTCTTGGTATTGTGTGTGAATGCGAGAAGGATATGAGTATGGGAACTTATATGATGGGAATGCAGGTAAACTGCCTGAAGGAAATACCGGAAGGTATGCGCAGTTTTCTTCTTCCGCCAGGTTTGTATGCCCGTGTCAGATTCAGTGCAGAGGATAGAGAGACTCTGACAGGTATGGTATTGGACAAAGCTTATGAGCATCTGTATAGCAAGTGGTTGCCGGAATCTTCGTTTACCATGGAAGAGATGCTGGCAGTTGAAGTTTACAGAGTAGACAGAATGGAAGCCCCTGCCAGCCCGGAGATGGAGCTCTGGCAGCTTCTGAAGGAGAAATAAAGGTCTTTATGATGAGAATGAAGAGAGGTAATGCAGAGGATGGAACAGATTTTAAGTGAGCGTTTAGTCTATTGCCCCATTAAGCTAGAGGATCTGGATACCTATGTGAAATTCAGGAATGAGAAATCCTACAGGCAATGGTTTTATTTTCAAGAACCCCTGAACAAGGAAACTGCCAGGAAAGCTATTGAACTTATGCATAATCAAAGCGGTTATGCAGTAAATATACTGCAGGAACCTTTTGATATAGGGCTTTATCTGAAAGAGAACAAAGAATTTATAGGAACGGTTTCTCTAAGTAAATTTCATGGACCGCAGGAGGAGCTGGATTACGTAGAAGTTGGCTATGGAATTGGTGAAGCCTATCAAAATAAGGGATATGCTACTGAGGCTGCAAAAGCTGCCGTTAACTGGGGTTTGAAAAGCTTAGCCGAACTTGGAGCAGAGCCGGTCATTCATGGAAATGTGGAACATGAAAACTTTCCGTCCCGCAGAGTGCTTGAAAAGACAGGCTTTCAGTTGATTCGGACAGAGAAATATCTAAGTATCTACGAATTAAATAAGATAAGTAGATAAAATTTAAATATGATTAGTATCTACAATCATTATCCTATACTTTTATCCGTGTGGGATAATTTTTGTTGTTCCTCTTTATAGGCGCGGATGTTAAATAAATGAAAGAGAGAATTTTACAATCAGATTACAATGAGTGCTGCGTAATCCCATGACTGGAACCAGCTACTAAGACTAGATCCAAAGCATACTTGACTTTACATTATACAATGGTATAATATTAACATAATATTAATATTACACTAAAGTCTTTACCGGAAAGGGGTAACAAGTTTGATTGGAAAGTTAAAAAGATTAGGAGATGCGGAATTAGAAATTATGATGGTTCTATGGGGCAGTGCTCAGCCAATTACTTCAAATTACATTCTGGAACAACTCAAAGGAAAGCGTCAATGGGGTTTATCGACCTTAATGACTTCCCTTACAAGACTATCGGAGAAAGAGTTTGTTTACTGTGACAGAACGACCCGTACCAATTTATATTCTGCTCTGGTGACGGAAGACCAATATAAAACACAGGAAAGCAAATCTTTCCTGGAAAAGCTCTATGGAAATTCACTTCAAAATCTGGTAACAAATTTGTACAGCAATAAAATAATCGATCAGGAAGATTTAAAAGAGCTGCAAGAGCATCTGAAACTGTTGGAAAAGGAGTATAAAGCATGATCAAACAAATATTTCTGGCAATACTGGAGGTTTCCATCGTTACAGGAATAGTGATTCTTATACTCAAACTGCTGTCATTACTGATAAACAATCATTATGCTGTCAAATGGAAAAGGCTGATATGGCTGTTGGTGGCTGTCAGACTACTCATACCAGTGAATTTTACTCCGGTCAGTGCACCGGTTCAATTCGATCTTCTAAGCTCATACAGTACAAATAATAGGACTGATAATACGGCGAAAGTAAATACAGCTGCGGTTGAAATGGCTGTTACAAAAAGCATTGGGGAAGCTGAATATGATACAGTAAAACAGGCTGACCGGCCGGCTGCCTATGAAAACAAAACGATGGCTAAGCCGGTCCCTTGGTTAAATATTGCTGCCTCTGTTTGGGGAGCAGGCGTTATTTTATTTATACTATATTATCTGATTGGTTATCTGTATTACAGCAGGCAGATTATACGCTGGCGGCGGCCGGTAAATGAACAGAGAATACATAATATACTTACTAATCTTTCCGGGCAGTTGTTCCTGAACAAACAGCCGGAGGTTTATGTTTGCGATAAAACAGGAAGTCCATTTCTGATAGGGTTTACGCATCCATTTCTGGTAATTCCGGCAGAAGACTTCAATGATAGGGAGCTGACCTTTATATTGAAGCATGAGCTGACACATCACAAGCAAAAAGATAATTGGTATAAATTATTTCTGCTTTTTGTAAATGCAATTCATTGGTTCAATCCCGTGGTCTACCTTCTGCGTCATGAAGCCTGCGTTGACCTGGAGCTGGCATGTGATGAAGAGGTAATCAAAGGGATGTGCTTTGAAGACCGAATAAACTATGGTGAAACAATACTCTCCTGTATTAAACGACAAAAAATACCCAACTTAGCTATGACCACAGGATTTAACGAGTCTGCAAAAAGCCTTAAAATACGGCTGGCAAATATTCTAAGCAGGAGAAAAAAGAGAAACGGCCTGTTGCTGGTAATGCTACTCCTTATTATGTTTGTTATTCCGGGTGCGCTGTTTTCAATTAAAACAGATAGTCAGACACAGAAGGATAGGGAGGGGCTTACCTGGTATGGAGCAGTCAACCTCATTACAAAAGATACAGAGTTACCCGATGAACTCTTAGAAAGCAGAGAAGAATGGAATGAATTTATTGAGAGCGACAGAACAATTGCATTAGTAGCAAGTATTCCTAAGGATGATATCTATGTTTATGGTCTGAAAGAAAAGGGTACGGAAGAGGGAGCGTATTCCTTGCACGGGATATGCGTGAAACAAGGAAAGGAAATTCAGGTATTAGATATTGATTGGGGTGTTTATGAGGAATTGCCCAAGATCAGCTATCAGGATTATAATGGTGATGGAAGCAAAGATTTAGCAATGATTTCAAGAAGTGTAAGCGGAACGAATATATCCTTGAATGATTTATATATGCTTATAAAAAGTAAGGAGGGGGGATGGACATATCAGTCCTTTGACTCTTTTGACTGGTCAGATAAAATTAATAAGCGAATGGAATATCAGATAAAGGATAATATATTAACGATAACCATTGATGGAAAAGATACCGGATATAGAATAGATATGAAACCGCTTGAAGAAGATTGGGGAGAAAAATTAACCTCGGTTTTCTTTGGAAGTTATGGAGAATTTATTTTTGATAATGGAAAGATATATTTGAAGTTACTTCCAACAGCCGGAGTGGGCGATTGGGCGACCCCTCAGATTATTACAGAAACTTACATTCGGATGGAGGTGACATATAACGGCAAATTTGATTTAATAAATGGATTTGCTTCAACGCAGAATGAACAAGTGAAATGAACTTTTCTGATTTGTTTTGCCATTCTCAGGTGATTATAATTCAATTACCATAGAGGATATATTCTTATTTAGTGCCTTAATAATAAATACAACAGGAGAAGAGAAATGAACAGAATAAACATAATTTGTCTGGGTGTCAAAGATATGGAGGCATCCGTTAAGTTTTACCGCGATGGACTTGGATTTGCTACGGAGGTTACGGAAAACAATCCCCCTATCGTATTTTTTAATTCCTATGGAACGAAACTGGAATTATTTCCGATTCAGGAACTTGCAAAAGATATCGATGAAATAAATCCT from Anaerocolumna sp. AGMB13020 encodes the following:
- a CDS encoding MerR family transcriptional regulator → MRYTIGQFAGLHLVSKKTLRYYKEIGLLEPEGIDSLNGYAYYGKNQSERMKQIQYLRRLRFSLEEIYILLESELEQWKEIVEARLTAVRSEEILLRDIKQELLALQGRIRENKAVYHSDRISGIATEYITDTFLLEKPVCFIGRAARVPYNQDEKKQKIIESLIRDFYSNDEPDMIPGHSSPETSLGIVCECEKDMSMGTYMMGMQVNCLKEIPEGMRSFLLPPGLYARVRFSAEDRETLTGMVLDKAYEHLYSKWLPESSFTMEEMLAVEVYRVDRMEAPASPEMELWQLLKEK
- a CDS encoding GNAT family N-acetyltransferase; its protein translation is MEQILSERLVYCPIKLEDLDTYVKFRNEKSYRQWFYFQEPLNKETARKAIELMHNQSGYAVNILQEPFDIGLYLKENKEFIGTVSLSKFHGPQEELDYVEVGYGIGEAYQNKGYATEAAKAAVNWGLKSLAELGAEPVIHGNVEHENFPSRRVLEKTGFQLIRTEKYLSIYELNKISR
- a CDS encoding BlaI/MecI/CopY family transcriptional regulator is translated as MIGKLKRLGDAELEIMMVLWGSAQPITSNYILEQLKGKRQWGLSTLMTSLTRLSEKEFVYCDRTTRTNLYSALVTEDQYKTQESKSFLEKLYGNSLQNLVTNLYSNKIIDQEDLKELQEHLKLLEKEYKA
- a CDS encoding M56 family metallopeptidase, which encodes MIKQIFLAILEVSIVTGIVILILKLLSLLINNHYAVKWKRLIWLLVAVRLLIPVNFTPVSAPVQFDLLSSYSTNNRTDNTAKVNTAAVEMAVTKSIGEAEYDTVKQADRPAAYENKTMAKPVPWLNIAASVWGAGVILFILYYLIGYLYYSRQIIRWRRPVNEQRIHNILTNLSGQLFLNKQPEVYVCDKTGSPFLIGFTHPFLVIPAEDFNDRELTFILKHELTHHKQKDNWYKLFLLFVNAIHWFNPVVYLLRHEACVDLELACDEEVIKGMCFEDRINYGETILSCIKRQKIPNLAMTTGFNESAKSLKIRLANILSRRKKRNGLLLVMLLLIMFVIPGALFSIKTDSQTQKDREGLTWYGAVNLITKDTELPDELLESREEWNEFIESDRTIALVASIPKDDIYVYGLKEKGTEEGAYSLHGICVKQGKEIQVLDIDWGVYEELPKISYQDYNGDGSKDLAMISRSVSGTNISLNDLYMLIKSKEGGWTYQSFDSFDWSDKINKRMEYQIKDNILTITIDGKDTGYRIDMKPLEEDWGEKLTSVFFGSYGEFIFDNGKIYLKLLPTAGVGDWATPQIITETYIRMEVTYNGKFDLINGFASTQNEQVK